Within Myxococcales bacterium, the genomic segment TCCTCAATGCGGAAAAGCCATCAGAGATGCTGGATCTGTGTACGGGCAGCGGCGCGATTGCGGTGACGCTGGCGGCGGAACGTGCGGCATTACAAGTGACGGCCACGGATATTTCCGTCCAGGCATTGGGCGTAGCGCAAGAGAACGCGGCGCGTCTGGGCGTGAGCGAGCGTGTACGCTTTGTTGAAGGAGATTTGTTTTCCGCAGTTCCGGTCAAGCCATTCACATTGCTCACGGCCAATCCACCGTATATCGCAGAGGAAAAGTGGGATGAGCTGTCTCCAGACGTTGCCTTGCACGAGCCCCGTCTTGCCTTGGCCGGGGGAGGGGATGGCCTCGCCATCGCAGGACGCATTATCGTGGGCGCCGGGCCCTATCTCGCGCCCAAGGGTTTACTACTCATGGAAATGGGACAGCACCAATCAGAAGAACTCGTGCGGCTCGCCAATCAGCAATCGTGGGTGGAGCGCGCGCACGTGCATCCCGATCTGCGCGGGATACCGCGACTCCTGGAGCTCGAGCGGATTGCTACGCTTGACACCAGAGGTGTCGCCCTCTAAGTAGACGAGGCCTTTTCGGGGATCGTCTAACGGCAGGACAGCAGACTCTGACTCTGCTTATCTAGGTTCGAATCCTAGTCCCCGAGCCAGCGAACGTCGAGCGGTTTGGCAAGATAGGGGGTTTTCACTCAGGGTCTTCGTGGATCTCGCGCAGGCGCTCGATGGGACCCCTTCCCAAACACGGCACTGCCGTTTGTGTTTGGGCGCCCTTCCCAATCCACTCATGCCCTGAGTGCAAAACCCAACGTAGATGCACAGCAGCTGTGCGCGCCGAGGGTCTTCGTGGATCTCGCGCAGGCGCTCGATGGGACCCCTTCCCAAACACGGCACTGCCGTTTGTGTTTGGGCGCCCTTCCCAATCCACTCATGCCCTGAGTGCAAAACCCAACGTAGATGCACAGCAGCTGTGCGCGCCGAGGGTCTTCGTGGATCTCGCGCAGATCATAGCCGCGAAGCGGCACGCTTCGCGAAGCGGCACGCTTGCTGCCAGCCCCGCCTCATTCACTGTTCGGTCCACCCGTGGCGTAGTTTCCAGTCTCGGTGAAACGGGAATCGTGACAGCTTGCCGGGTCGATAACCGTCCCTGCTGGTTGATACGGCACGCCATAGTGCGGATCAAAATGCTTGCGAACGCACGCCACCCATCCAGGCATATCGTCGGTGTCTGCGTAGTCTTGCCAAAAAGCGCATTCAAAATGCATGGGATCGTATTTATCAACTGGAGCCAAGCCGCCTTTTTCCTCAGAGCTGGAGAGCCAATTGCCTCCCCATTCAAACTCGCGTTTGCTCAGACCTGCCGCGTTGAGAGGCTCGGG encodes:
- the prmC gene encoding peptide chain release factor N(5)-glutamine methyltransferase; this encodes MLAWMAGDFASKGLPDARLDAELIVAHVLGIDRLRLYMDMDRPLQQEELDGIRELVRRRRTFEPVAYLRGIKEFFGRDFVVNHAVLIPRPETELLVERALALLNAEKPSEMLDLCTGSGAIAVTLAAERAALQVTATDISVQALGVAQENAARLGVSERVRFVEGDLFSAVPVKPFTLLTANPPYIAEEKWDELSPDVALHEPRLALAGGGDGLAIAGRIIVGAGPYLAPKGLLLMEMGQHQSEELVRLANQQSWVERAHVHPDLRGIPRLLELERIATLDTRGVAL